One segment of Amycolatopsis alba DSM 44262 DNA contains the following:
- a CDS encoding GntR family transcriptional regulator, with product MAEEAVKTTSKSELAYEWLRERIARHEYGPGYRLVLAEIAGALDMSVVPVREAIRRLEAERLVTFERNVGARVAMVDQNEYVHAMQTLGVVEGVATALSAPGLSEEDIAKARRVNERMIALLDHFDAHEFTALNQQFHSLLFACCPNPQILDLVHQGWTRLSGLRDSTFAFVPDRAHRSVEEHEEILRLISEKADPLDIEFAARNHRWATMQAFLDARERAKR from the coding sequence ATGGCAGAAGAAGCAGTGAAGACGACCAGCAAGTCCGAGCTCGCCTACGAGTGGCTGCGTGAGCGGATCGCCCGGCACGAGTACGGGCCCGGCTACCGGCTCGTCCTCGCCGAGATCGCCGGCGCGCTCGACATGAGCGTCGTCCCGGTGCGCGAGGCGATCCGGCGGCTGGAGGCCGAACGGCTGGTGACCTTCGAGCGCAACGTCGGCGCCCGCGTGGCGATGGTGGACCAGAACGAGTACGTCCACGCCATGCAGACACTCGGCGTGGTCGAAGGCGTCGCCACCGCGCTGTCCGCGCCGGGATTGTCCGAAGAGGACATCGCGAAGGCGCGCCGGGTGAACGAGCGGATGATCGCGCTGCTGGATCATTTCGACGCGCACGAGTTCACCGCGCTGAACCAGCAGTTCCACTCGCTGCTCTTCGCATGCTGCCCCAATCCGCAGATCCTCGACCTCGTCCACCAGGGCTGGACGCGGCTGTCCGGACTGCGTGACTCGACCTTCGCGTTCGTCCCCGACCGGGCGCACCGGTCGGTCGAGGAACACGAAGAGATCCTCCGGCTGATCTCCGAGAAAGCCGACCCGCTCGACATCGAATTCGCC
- a CDS encoding MFS transporter, translating into MSNPAQDEHASGRTAPPSSDRRRVAFATVVGTTVEWYDFFVYASAAGLVFGKLFFSGLGANSTLVSFATVGVSFLFRPLGAFLAGHFGDKYGRRVVLVLTLILMGAATTLIGVLPTFDQIGVLAPVLLILLRVLQGVSAGGEWGGAVLMAVEHAPSKRRGLFGASPQIGVPLGLLLASGVLALTSLLVPGQAFLDWGWRIPFLLSVGLILVGHYVRRRVEESPVFREIAQRREQTRTPIVRLFRKHAVLVLVAALVFAGNNAVGYMTTGGYIQNYATNPKGPIGLDRGPVLWAVTASAATWLISTWAAGAVSDRIGRRRTYVIGWIAQLAGVAVLFPLVDTGNIVFLALGLIILSIGLGFTYGQQAAFYAELFPASIRFSGVSISYALGAILGGAFAPTIATALVDATGTSVSVAVYLAGMTVVGLIATLLLRDRSGIPLGPDHEAEQAVSPLRFGK; encoded by the coding sequence GTGTCGAATCCAGCGCAGGATGAGCACGCGTCCGGCCGGACCGCCCCACCGTCCTCCGACCGGCGCCGGGTCGCGTTCGCGACCGTCGTCGGAACCACCGTCGAGTGGTACGACTTCTTCGTTTACGCGTCAGCCGCCGGTCTCGTCTTCGGCAAGCTGTTCTTCTCCGGGCTCGGGGCGAACAGCACCCTCGTCTCCTTCGCCACCGTGGGCGTGAGCTTCCTGTTCCGCCCGCTCGGCGCGTTCCTCGCCGGGCACTTCGGCGACAAGTACGGCCGCCGGGTGGTCCTGGTGCTCACCCTGATCCTGATGGGCGCCGCGACCACGCTGATCGGCGTGCTCCCGACGTTCGACCAGATCGGCGTCCTGGCGCCGGTCCTGCTGATCCTGTTGCGGGTGCTGCAGGGTGTTTCGGCGGGCGGCGAATGGGGCGGCGCCGTGCTGATGGCCGTCGAGCATGCGCCGTCGAAGCGCCGGGGGCTCTTCGGCGCGTCACCGCAGATCGGCGTCCCGCTCGGTCTGCTGCTGGCTTCCGGTGTTCTCGCGCTGACCAGCCTGCTCGTCCCCGGCCAGGCGTTCCTCGACTGGGGCTGGCGCATCCCGTTCCTGCTCAGTGTCGGGCTGATCCTGGTCGGCCACTATGTCCGGCGCCGCGTCGAGGAGAGCCCGGTCTTCCGGGAGATCGCCCAGCGCCGTGAGCAGACCAGGACACCGATCGTGCGGCTGTTCCGCAAGCACGCCGTGCTGGTCCTGGTGGCCGCGCTGGTGTTCGCGGGCAACAACGCCGTCGGCTACATGACCACCGGCGGGTACATCCAGAACTACGCGACCAATCCGAAGGGGCCGATCGGGCTCGACCGCGGTCCGGTGCTGTGGGCGGTGACCGCGTCGGCGGCGACCTGGCTGATCTCGACGTGGGCGGCGGGCGCGGTGTCCGACCGGATCGGCAGGCGGCGGACCTACGTCATCGGCTGGATCGCGCAGCTCGCCGGAGTCGCGGTGCTCTTTCCCTTGGTGGACACGGGGAACATCGTGTTCCTGGCGCTGGGCTTGATCATTCTCAGCATCGGGCTCGGGTTCACCTACGGTCAGCAGGCGGCGTTCTACGCGGAACTGTTCCCCGCGTCGATCCGGTTCTCCGGTGTCTCGATCTCCTACGCGCTCGGCGCGATCCTCGGTGGCGCGTTCGCGCCGACGATCGCCACCGCGCTGGTCGACGCGACCGGCACGTCGGTTTCCGTGGCCGTCTATCTGGCGGGGATGACGGTCGTCGGCCTCATCGCCACCTTGCTGCTGCGCGACCGGTCCGGGATCCCGCTCGGACCGGACCACGAAGCCGAGCAGGCGGTGAGCCCGCTTCGCTTCGGCAAGTAG
- a CDS encoding IclR family transcriptional regulator translates to MVSDSRKASSASQTLSRGIRVLEVLADAQESLSVDQIAERLGVHRSIAYRLIRTLEDHGLLTREPAGKFELGTRLAALAAGIKHDLQAAALPELTAVANELGMTCFVAVMDREECVTLVSVEPRHAVASVAQRPGSRHPFTVGAPGRAILAQLPSEDWPEGIQEVAARGYADSHGEVIENLSAVAVPLPLRGHDPAALAVVYLSSTRAPAELAERLKAAAKAVRDALGG, encoded by the coding sequence ATGGTTTCGGACTCCCGCAAGGCTTCGAGCGCGTCCCAGACACTCAGCCGCGGCATCCGCGTGCTCGAAGTCCTTGCCGACGCCCAGGAATCGCTCAGCGTCGATCAGATCGCCGAACGGCTCGGCGTCCACCGCTCGATCGCGTACCGGCTCATCCGCACGCTCGAAGACCACGGGCTTCTCACACGGGAGCCTGCCGGGAAGTTCGAACTCGGCACGCGTTTGGCCGCGCTCGCGGCGGGGATCAAACACGATCTGCAGGCCGCCGCGCTGCCCGAACTGACGGCGGTCGCGAACGAACTCGGCATGACGTGTTTCGTGGCGGTGATGGACCGCGAGGAATGCGTGACCCTGGTCAGCGTGGAACCCCGGCACGCCGTCGCGTCCGTCGCGCAGCGCCCTGGGTCCCGGCATCCGTTCACCGTCGGCGCCCCCGGCCGGGCGATCCTCGCCCAGCTCCCGTCGGAGGACTGGCCGGAGGGAATACAGGAAGTGGCCGCCCGCGGCTACGCGGACAGCCACGGTGAAGTGATCGAGAACCTCAGCGCCGTCGCGGTGCCGCTCCCCCTGCGCGGCCACGATCCCGCGGCACTCGCGGTCGTCTATCTGTCCAGCACGCGCGCCCCCGCCGAGCTCGCGGAGCGGCTCAAGGCGGCGGCGAAGGCCGTCCGTGACGCTCTCGGCGGATGA
- a CDS encoding flavin reductase family protein, translated as MMSRETSFSPGSSLYRPPAQFFRGCLGRFATGVAVVTFDAATKRHGLTVNSFTAVSMDPPLVLVSIQRAVKSHDLLEGRPFAVNVLGAEQQALAMNFAGRPSPEGAPVWVEGGHAPRLGGVLSWFDCTPWATYDGGDHTLFLGEVREFDYRSGDALGFVDGRFSTIHESAQGHESLF; from the coding sequence ATGATGTCACGCGAAACCAGTTTTTCTCCAGGATCGAGCCTCTATCGGCCGCCCGCGCAGTTCTTCCGAGGCTGTCTCGGTCGCTTCGCGACCGGCGTCGCGGTGGTGACCTTCGACGCCGCCACGAAGCGGCACGGCCTGACGGTGAACTCCTTCACCGCGGTCTCGATGGACCCGCCGCTCGTGCTCGTGTCGATCCAGCGCGCCGTGAAGAGTCACGACCTGCTCGAAGGCCGTCCGTTCGCGGTCAACGTCCTCGGCGCCGAACAGCAGGCGCTCGCGATGAACTTCGCGGGCCGCCCGAGTCCCGAAGGCGCGCCTGTATGGGTCGAAGGCGGGCACGCGCCGCGGCTCGGCGGCGTCCTGAGCTGGTTCGACTGCACGCCGTGGGCCACCTACGACGGTGGCGACCACACCCTGTTCCTCGGCGAGGTGCGGGAATTCGACTACCGCTCCGGCGACGCGCTCGGCTTCGTCGACGGCCGGTTCTCGACGATCCACGAATCCGCGCAAGGCCACGAATCCCTGTTCTGA
- a CDS encoding fumarylacetoacetate hydrolase family protein yields MGTYEATSPSGRESGPMGTRPGKIIAVHLSYASRAEQRGRRPANPSYFFKPSSSIGASGGTVERPAGTELLAFEGEIALVIGTAARWVKPDEAWDHVAAVTAANDFGLYDLRTADKGSNVRSKGGDGYTPLGPGLIDARDVDPSSLRIRTWVNGDLVQEDTTAGLIFPLRQFVSDLSQHFTLEPGDVILTGTPAGSTVVSPGDVVVVEVDVPGTSASSGRLHTTVSQGIRSFSDIGSLPEVDDKQRAEAWGTPAAEPVAEEAPALSEDLRAKLLRAPVAGLSAQLRKRGLNNVAIDGVRPNLPGSKIVGTARTLRFVPNREDLFKSHGGGYNAQKRLFDSVGTGEVIVIEARGDRGSGTLGDILALRARYLGAAGVVTDGGVRDFGAVAETGLPVFSQGPHPAVLGRKHVPWDTDVAVACGGATVLPGDIIVGDDDGVVVIPPSIAEEIADATLVQEDEDSWIAQQVGQGRPIEGLFPLNPLWRERYEAWQKKQ; encoded by the coding sequence ATGGGCACTTACGAGGCAACGTCGCCGTCAGGCCGCGAGTCCGGTCCGATGGGCACCCGGCCGGGCAAGATCATCGCCGTCCATCTCAGCTACGCGTCACGGGCCGAGCAGCGCGGGCGGCGTCCGGCGAACCCGTCGTACTTCTTCAAGCCGTCGAGCTCGATCGGCGCGTCCGGGGGCACGGTCGAACGTCCGGCCGGAACCGAACTGCTGGCCTTCGAGGGCGAGATCGCGCTGGTCATCGGCACCGCGGCCCGGTGGGTCAAACCGGACGAGGCGTGGGACCACGTCGCCGCGGTCACCGCCGCGAACGACTTCGGCCTCTACGACCTGCGCACCGCGGACAAGGGCTCCAATGTCCGTTCCAAGGGCGGCGACGGTTACACCCCGCTCGGCCCCGGCCTCATCGACGCTCGCGACGTCGACCCCTCGTCACTGCGCATCCGCACCTGGGTGAACGGCGACCTGGTGCAGGAGGACACCACGGCCGGGCTGATCTTCCCGTTGCGGCAGTTCGTTTCCGACCTCTCCCAGCACTTCACGCTGGAACCCGGCGATGTCATCCTCACCGGCACCCCGGCCGGTTCGACGGTGGTCTCCCCCGGCGACGTCGTCGTGGTCGAGGTGGACGTCCCCGGCACCTCCGCCAGCAGCGGACGGCTCCACACCACCGTTTCCCAGGGCATCCGGTCCTTTTCGGACATCGGCAGCCTGCCCGAGGTCGACGACAAGCAGCGCGCCGAGGCCTGGGGCACTCCCGCGGCCGAACCGGTCGCAGAGGAAGCTCCCGCGCTCAGTGAAGACCTTCGCGCCAAGCTCCTTCGCGCGCCTGTCGCGGGGCTGTCCGCCCAGCTGCGCAAGCGCGGGCTGAACAACGTCGCGATCGACGGCGTCCGCCCCAACCTGCCGGGCTCGAAGATCGTCGGCACGGCGAGGACGTTGCGTTTCGTCCCGAACCGCGAGGACCTTTTCAAATCCCACGGCGGCGGCTACAACGCGCAGAAACGTCTCTTCGACTCGGTCGGCACCGGTGAGGTGATCGTCATCGAGGCCAGGGGCGACAGGGGTTCCGGCACACTCGGCGACATCCTGGCGCTGCGGGCGCGGTACCTCGGTGCCGCCGGTGTGGTCACCGACGGCGGGGTCCGTGACTTCGGCGCCGTCGCGGAGACAGGGCTCCCGGTGTTCTCTCAGGGCCCGCATCCGGCGGTCCTCGGCCGCAAGCACGTGCCGTGGGACACCGACGTCGCGGTCGCCTGCGGCGGGGCCACCGTGCTGCCCGGCGACATCATCGTCGGCGACGACGACGGCGTGGTCGTCATCCCACCGTCGATCGCCGAGGAGATCGCCGACGCGACCCTCGTCCAGGAGGACGAAGACTCCTGGATCGCCCAGCAGGTCGGCCAGGGCCGCCCGATCGAGGGGCTCTTCCCGCTCAACCCGTTGTGGCGGGAAAGGTATGAGGCATGGCAGAAGAAGCAGTGA